A DNA window from Linepithema humile isolate Giens D197 chromosome 6, Lhum_UNIL_v1.0, whole genome shotgun sequence contains the following coding sequences:
- the Rrp6 gene encoding exosome complex component 10 homolog, giving the protein MELAKNEDSEANVTPNDNIEQEVEDGPSTGLITRLIPGYETFDAFLQEAYDTMRSGIKAANNLPAGNNFNYYTCFTSFNDAINKDKRRILSTMQAVIKLAGGSGTIGGRDIDEKFDLLEEANDQLLDQANILMDEESGIMRNPKVELVVSQMPRSALNGSWNVRRDKIDSSDKSDKIRLLAGKNVQRPQLMFRDKIDNSSKPWIPRIKDKPNSLKPLALYVEENEQGEIFNHPYEFELNKFEVPECQLKKSIPVTYKSLEDTTLKYIDKPAHLQVLLEDLKNYKEIAIDLEHHSYRTFQGITCLMQISTGDTDYLIDTLTLRSELHQLNEIFTKPSILKVFHGADSDILWLQKDLSLYVVNMFDTHQAAKRLNHPYLSLAYLLKKYCDLDPNKHFQLADWRIRPLPAELIKYAREDTHYLLHVKDMLKNELIDAANGKSNVLKAVYDQSTDICKQTYVKPVWTEESCMNLYRKSQKTFNNKQMYALLELHKWRDDTARVEDDSIGYVLPNHMLLNITETLPREMQGILACCNPIPPLVRQNLLKIHKIVLKAREQPLVKFVVEQDVRQRPTQQNREVNSGVLLYTPHDIPSDMEARADLPCLLDKKDSVQSLKVKEHQKHIVTVFDTPVASEDEETKDSNDKKKAIFISPFMRYKCVIPMIADYEAKEREKQQKEEENCSTAKVELVDETEINESKNRVLEHFKEVSQTTNNEVVTSAKKKKKKKPKHLILGQMHGRKRKRESNIRNKSQEESYDSNFSTPSSSLDATITHISKQMRPEVEIIEERNVQQSFAPVQDSNNSAVLKPMRNKKKKERKANEKLLKAQGMLPSKQFDYKSVDFSSFQGGSMQQGARQPFSNAFQFQQKRKERHRNRKKQKLNI; this is encoded by the exons ATGGAACTTGCCAAAAATGAGGACAGCGAGGCAAATGTCACGCCGAACGATAATATCGAACAGGAAGTTGAAGATGGACCGTCGACTGGACTTATTACTCGCCTTATTCCTGGATATGAAACATTTGATGCTTTCCTTCAG GAAGCATATGATACAATGAGGTCCGGTATCAAAGCAGCTAATAATCTGCCTGCTGGAAACAATTTTAACTACTATACTTGTTTTACAAGTTTTAACGATGCCATAAATAAAGACAAAAGAAGAATATTGTCTACAATGCAggctgtaataaaattagcagGAGGATCTGGCACAATCGGAGGTCGAGATATCGATGAAAAGTTTGATCTTTTAGAAGAAGCGAATGATCAGCTACTTGATCAAGCT AATATATTAATGGACGAAGAAAGCGGTATTATGCGAAATCCCAAAGTTGAATTAGTCGTGTCGCAAATGCCGAGATCGGCATTGAATGGAAGTTGGAACGTAAGGCGTGATAAAATTGACAGCTCGGATAAATCTGACAAAATACGATTGCTGGCTGGCAAGAATGTACAGAGACCACAGTTAATGTTCAGGGATAAAATAGACAACAGTTCTAAACCGTGGATACCTCGAATTAAGGATAAGCCAAACTCGCTGAAACCACTGGCTCTTTATGTCGAAGAGAACGAGCAGGGCGAGATCTTCAACCATCCTTACGAGTTTGAGCTAAACAAATTTGAAGTGCCGGAGTGTCAATTGAAGAAGAGCATCCCGGTCACATACAAGTCATTGGAGGACACCACACttaaatatatcgataaacCAGCCCATCTTCAGGTTCTACTAGAGgatctgaaaaattataaagaaatcgCCATAGATTTGGAACATCACTCGTACAGGACGTTTCAAGGTATAACTTGCTTGATGCAAATATCGACGGGAGATACCGATTATTTGATCGACACTTTAACCCTGCGATCGGAATTGCATCAGCTTAACGAGATCTTCACGAAACCATCAATCCTGAAGGTCTTTCATGGCGCCGATTCGGACATTTTGTGGCTGCAAAAAGATTTGTCGCTGTACGTAGTAAACATGTTCGACACTCATCAAGCCGCGAAACGACTCAACCATCCCTATCTCAGTCTGgcttatctattaaaaaagtacTGCGACTTGGATCCTAATAAACACTTTCAATTAGCCGATTGGCGTATAAGGCCTTTACCAGCAGAACTGATAAAATACGCGAGGGAAGACACGCATTATCTGCTTCATGTGAAGGACATGTTGAAGAACGAATTGATTGACGCGGCTAACGGCAAGAGCAACGTCCTGAAGGCCGTGTACGATCAAAGCACCGACATCTGCAAGCAGACGTACGTGAAACCAGTCTGGACGGAGGAGAGTTGCATGAACTTGTACAGAAAGAGCCAGAAGACGTTCAACAACAAGCAGATGTACGCGCTTCTGGAGTTGCACAAGTGGCGTGACGATACCGCGCGAGTAGAAGACGACAGCATCGGTTACGTGTTGCCGAATCACATGTTGCTCAACATAACCGAGACACTGCCGCGTGAGATGCAGGGCATTCTGGCATGCTGCAATCCCATCCCGCCGTTAGTGCGACAGAACTTGCTGAAGATACACAAGATAGTGTTGAAGGCCAGAGAGCAACCGCTCGTAAAATTTGTTGTCGAACAGGATGTTCGGCAGAGACCGACGCAACAAAATCGCGAGGTGAATTCCGGAGTGTTGCTGTACACGCCGCACGATATACCGAGCGACATGGAAGCGAGAGCGGACTTGCCTTGCCTTCTAGATAAGAAAGACTCGGTGCAATCGTTAAAAGTGAAGGAACACCAGAAGCACATTGTGACGGTATTCGACACACCAGTTGCGTCAGAG GATGAAGAAACAAAGGACAGCAACGATAAGAAGAAAGCTATATTTATAAGTCCATTTATGAGATATAAATGTGTGATACCGATGATAGCCGATTATGAAGcaaaagagcgagagaaacagcaaaaagaggaagaaaactGTTCGACTGCCAAAGTGGAACTCGTAGATGAGACGGAAATAAACGAGAGCAAAAATCGAGTTCTTGAACATTTCAAGGAAGTGTCACAAACTACGAATAACGAAGTTGTGACATCAgcaaagaagaagaagaaaaagaaacctAAACATCTAATCTTAGGTCAAATGCAtggcagaaaaagaaaaagagaatctAATATCAGAAATAAGAGTCAAGAGGAAAGCTATGATAGCAACTTTTCTACTCCGTCGTCATCTTTGGATGCTACAATTACACATATATCTAAACAGATGAGACCAGAAGTAGAAATAATCGAAGAACGAAACGTGCAGCAGAGCTTTGCTCCAGTTCAGGATAGCAACAACTCTGCAGTACTTAAACCGATGAG aaataagaaaaagaaagagaggaaagcaAACGAGAAGCTACTGAAGGCACAAGGTATGTTACCATCGAAACAATTCGATTACAAGTCGGTGGACTTCAGCAGCTTCCAAGGTGGCAGTATGCAGCAAGGCGCGCGTCAACCATTCAGTAACGCGTTTCAGTTTCaa CAAAAGAGGAAGGAGCGCCATAGAAACCGGAAGAAACAGAAACTTAATATATAA
- the LOC105671238 gene encoding pancreatic triacylglycerol lipase has product MAKFLIFAILIQIFNGKYSYLLNLPIPTINETLQSTLNKTASVAETLPVPTINETLQSTLNKTASVAEALPFFNETSLANFTYTINSFSDGLQNTSSLSYQVDCLGLGETVAKTLKFFFQDKANGSNALDVQFFLSSRNQSRRVQVVLGEQFGLEWTDFKMERRTVVIVHGFLSHGQETWIRNMEQAFLDWDDVNVVVVDWSDGSNTWNYFKAAVNTEIVGYQISKLIEHLTNATIDKEPDTSKWGPLHLIGHSLGAHICGFAAKNLKKMHNSWTVQRITGLDPAQPCFRNIDSSFHLDKDDAPFVDVIHTNGKFLMHLGLGLPNAIGNADFYPNGGKVQPGCVDTESSIFSFLEILHIPKTVINEAICSHGRSYVYFTESLVSAVAKNCSFWAHHSNVTYKDFLRVISEPCDRNICTEMGIRAETYDDRGTFFVTTSNSAPFCDHNSNIVAEIKEQLNQDYQYEIKDLSDNHS; this is encoded by the exons ATGGCCAAGTTTCTCATATTCGCCATTCTGATTCAAATCTTCAACGGAAAATATTCTTACCTGCTAAATCTGCCGATACCGACTATAAATGAGACTCTGCAATCTACGCTGAACAAAACTGCATCCGTTGCGGAAACTCTGCCCGTACCGACTATAAATGAGACTCTGCAATCTACACTGAATAAAACTGCATCCGTTGCGGAAGCTCTGCCGTTCTTTAACGAAACTTCTCTGGCGAATTTCACGTATACGATTAACAGTTTCAGCGATGGGTTGCAGAATACGTCATCCCTGTCCTATCAGGTGGATTGTTTAGGCCTGGGAGAAACGGTTGCGAAGACTCTGAAATTCTTCTTCCAGGACAAGGCTAATGGCTCTAATGCACTGGAcgtgcaatttttcttgtCCTCGCGAAATCAATCGCGACGTGTGCAGGTGGTGCTTGGCGAGCAGTTCGGTTTAGAGTGGACGGATTTTAAGATGGAACGCAGGACGGTAGTCATAGTACATGGTTTCTTATCGCATGGCCAGGAGACGTGGATTAGAAATATGGAGCAGGCGTTTCTCGATTGG GATGATGTTAATGTGGTGGTAGTAGATTGGAGTGACGGTAGTAATAcatggaattattttaaagcagcGGTCAATACCGAGATAGTAGGATACCAAATCTCAAA ATTGATAGAACACTTAACGAACGCCACAATCGATAAGGAGCCGGATACGAGTAAATGGGGCCCGTTACATCTGATAGGGCACAGTCTTGGCGCTCACATTTGCGGATTCGCTgcgaagaatttgaaaaagatGCATAACAGCTGGACCGTGCAGAGAATCACCGGATTGGATCCGGCGCAGCCGTGCTTTCGCAATATCGATAGTTCTTTTCATCTGGATAAAGATGATGCGCCATTCGTTGACGTGATACATACAAACGGCAAATTTCTCATGCATCTGGGCCTCGGCTTGCCTAACGCTATTG GTAACGCTGACTTTTATCCAAACGGCGGTAAAGTGCAACCTGGCTGCGTGGACACGGAATCATCGATTTTTTCATTCCTTGAGATTTTGCACATTCCGAAAACCG TAATAAACGAAGCTATATGTAGCCACGGGCGTTCTTACGTCTACTTCACGGAATCTTTGGTGTCCGCCGTTGCGAAAAACTGCAGCTTCTGGGCGCACCATTCGAATGTGACGTATAAAGACTTTTTGCGCGTGATCTCGGAACCATGCGACAGGAATATTTGTACGGAGATGGGTATCAGAGCGGAAACGTATGATGATCGTGGGACCTTCTTCGTGACTACTTCCAACAGCGCTCCGTTTTGCG ACCACAACTCTAACATCGTAGCAGAGATAAAAGAGCAATTGAATCAAGATTATCAATACGAGATAAAGGATTTATCGGACAATCATTCATAG